From the Aquarana catesbeiana isolate 2022-GZ linkage group LG10, ASM4218655v1, whole genome shotgun sequence genome, the window gcctgcagagagtcctgacctcaacccgatagaacacctttgggataaattagagcagagactgcgagccaggccttctcgtccaacatcagtgcctgacctcacaaatgcacttctggaagaatggtcaaacattccttttgacacactcctaaaccttgtggacaatctTCCCAGgtgagttaaagctgttatagctgcaaagggtgggccaactcaatattgaaccctatggactaatgctggccatacactttacgaaaaatcggccgaaaaatcgttcgtatagacactttgttcgtttttcggcaagttaatgggcacaaatcgataatcgtttgtgacgtttttgtgggaaaaaaacgaacgggaagtttggaaaatttctgccgaacgtacgataaattgcaaggttaatgtgtttcccgtccgaactgtctgcactaggtatatgtaaaaaaacgaacacaaaattatttattcatgtccactgaacaatttatcggtcattatatgatggcacgatcgtttgcggtcacggtcgaacgttcgtttttcaaaaatgggttcggccgattttctgtatagtgtatggccagcattagactgggatgccattacaattcatgtaaaggcaagcatcccaatacttttggtaatatagttatgTTGTATCGCTGCTGTATCATCAggagcagaagaatttattttgaGTTGTACTTTGGTGAAAGGTCTTAGTAGTAgccagaaatatacagctacatttaaaaaaatttttattttttttttttactattttgggccatttttcctttgataataataattaaaaaaaaaaatcaggagatatccattaccatttaccaccaaaagaaagcccaatttgttctaaaaaaaaaaaaaaagtataatccacctggatgcacaaagtagttgtgatgatatattcggttttactaacacatgtcaaagttgcaaaattgtgcttagccGTTaaaatttgttttacccttaggcgcaaatgggttaaagtagatctaaatccaATCATTAAACTCTTATAGAGGGTTTAACATGTTAACGCAATTTCAAAAGTTTTCATTCTTTTTGAAAATGCCATATAATATATCATTACTATATTTCAAAATATTGTAGGAGAAATTAATCaatttaaatgtgtttttatttctctaaAAGGAGGTATCAAGGGAAAAACTTTAATTGACATTGGACATGGACCTACCACTTTTCAGGACCTCTCAGCTTGTGAAGCTTTCGAAGAGATCATTGGAGCAGACTATACTGATCGCAATAGAGAGTACTATGAACGAAGCCTTAGAGATGAGCCTGGAACATTTGACTGGACAGAAGCTATACAAAAAGTTTGTGACATGGAAGGAAAAGGGTATGATTAAACAatttggttaaagtgattgtacaatGTACAAGGAACCCAGGTGTATATCCAGGTCCATAGAGCAGACACAGTCTGTTCCTTAGTTCAAAATGTCTGTAGAGTGCTGGGTATCCTCAAAACATCAATATTAATCATTTATTGACCATGCAGCCTCCAGGTCAATAACTTTCCAACGTCCTCTTTCTACCATGTCTACCATACCAAAAAAGGTGTAGGGACAGCAGGAGGTCAGCTAATTGTCAACCAAGAAACAGTGTGATTGATTAATCTGGGATTCCAGGGTGATGCCTGATTTATGGACCTGGGGCTGACCTAAAAGTAAGGCGAGTCCACTGGTTCCCTGTCTGGGACACATAACTAATGGATGATATGAACTGTCAGAGGGCAATGCTGCCATGTTCACAGAGAGTGAAACAAGCTATTGGAGTACAGTATGTTGCTATGATTACAGAGATAAATGCACATTACACAAAAGAGATCTGTAGGAGCTTCATGTTACCAGACAAAGTACTCAGATTGCCAGAGATAATAATGTGAGTTTTTTTGTTACTAGAGATAGTGCTACGACAGCTCAACATCAACTGAGAGAGTGCCATGAAAATTGTATATTGCAATAAAGCTTTTCATTATCTGAGAGTGCACCGAGATCTGTAGACTgctatagagcaggggtgtccaacctgcagcccgcGGCCCACAGGCGccccaacacaaaatcataaacctaatttaaccacttgcttactgggcacttaaacccccctcctgcccagaccaattttcagctttcagcgctgacacactttgaatgacaattgcgcagttatacaacactgtacccaaattacatttttataatttttgcttcacgtgattggatgatggaagtcagcagagcacttgctcatttattaagctctgcagagtgcacactctattttcctttagtaaatcaacccctttgctggTATCACCGAGTGATAACACAACTTTTTCACACGAAGAAGTGCCATGTTTAATTACTGCAGGGCTGTACCCTTCACAATCTGCCTACTAGTTCTAGATAGCATTCACCTTTTTTGGAGGCTCTAGATGGGACATAATAAGGCTGAACTAAAGGTGTTGAGAATTTTCCTTCaataaagtgtagcgctggtagatttttaatctaccgcttataggtaaatttagtggttcATCTGTGCTGTACATTGTTTAGTTTTAATCTAGTGttaatttagcctctgttccagcttggctgtgttgcgtgcagttccacattgtgcctgtgggtgtcgttgtcatcatgggtcagtgttggaaagcaacaagctgaagtgtatgggtgctcttctgtctcggagataactcggcagaggtggtcctccgagttgcattctgggagagggtatttaagggacagacgccatattttggagagctttttgcctcgtggccctcctggcctagaggtatgtgtcagtgagtgctatcttgcggccctccggcttggagggttgcgttgctgcagctgggcgggtagacccagaagcctgtctggggcctgctaaggctgggatggtcctgtgctgtctgtcctgcgggaagaagccggacaatcgggaagatccaggggaggacccatcttggaagagatcaTGAAAGGCTgttcttaagaagggcctggtgactcgattggaggacatatcctaaattacactaccgcacaagtactgccgggttggcttaaaggttctggtattgTGTGTGCTATTcattgaaaactactacatcctgtggcaaaggatcgtatgagtttgttccacccaagtctgtggcagagactttttgttcgtgctgcgttccggctgttgggttggtgagagaaacctatccgggcgggcaaagatttaatcctaaactgaggatacatccatcctaaagatttaaattccttgacgctATGCCAAGAAAGGGTATTTGAACATCCccgcaactctccttctacctctttcctgctacttcttatgccccgtacacacgatcggacattccgacaacaaaatcctaggattttttccgacggatgttggctcaaacttgtcttgcatacacacggtcacacaaagttgtcggaaaatccgatcattctgaaagcggtgacgtaaaacacgtacgtcaggactataaacggggcagtagccaatagctttcatctctttatttattctgagcatgcgtggcactttgtgcgtcggatttgtgtacacatgatcggagattctgacaacggattttgttgtcggaaaattttaaagcaagctctcaaactttgtgtgtcggaaaatccgatggaaaatgtgtgatggagcccacacacggtctgaatttccgacaacaaggtcctatcacacattttccatcggaaaatccgaccgtgtgtacagggcattacagttatccccattaaagcattggaaaagtacttaagtgactggtgcctacttTGCCTCATAGCAAACTCaacccctagacccggtattggtgaaattacaggtaacaaggtgacagTAACAggccgctttaaatcagcagctccaccgtgagttagtgctacaaaatTAAAATTCAATAAATAAAATTCAAGAGAACATATGCACTTCAAGTATCCAATCACGTGAAAAGCGTATTTCTTTTCTAATTgattacccaatcatgtgcagattaTATAAGTACAGTgtcttaaagtattcataccccttgaatttttccacattttgtcatgttacaaccaaaaaaacccaataaaatacatttagactttcggttgtaacatgacaaaatgtgggcaattttgaggggtatgaatacttttgcaagacactgtaaacAGGAATGTGTTTTCCACATGTTTGGAAAATTAAAGTGAATATTCGCACAATTTATTGACTAAAGATTCTTAGCTTCTTTAGTAAATCTGTCAGGAAAGCTTTATAACATTTTTGAACTGGTGACTAGCCTTTGAAAAAGCTTCCCCAAAAGACTTTGTAGTAAGAACACTGTGACATTGAGCATTGGGCAGGTAGGTCCTTCAAATATAGCATTGATGATAATCCCTTCCTAAGGCCCAAAGTGCTGTCTAGAGCAGGAAATTTACTTTGCCTGATGGTAGGAAAAACCCTAATTGGCATCTCAAAATTACAAAAATGGACTGGCATAAAGTTACCAAATGGCTGTCCCCTAAAACCGTGTGCCTGAACATTTTTAAGTTAGAGCTATCCTGCATCGGTTTTATTGTGGGATAGAGACTCATGTCATAGTACAAATATTACTGTATTCCCAATCCTTAAAACATAAAATCCATTATCAAGCAGGGAGCAGTTTATTTTGAATATATATTTAGCATCAAGGTTACTTTAAGTAAAGATTAACTGGTTAAGTTTGGTTTAGGCCgcattcacatatgtgcgaattggatgcgagtgtgaccagctctcagtgaagccagttcacacatgaCCAGGGTTTTTGGGTCCATTTCAGGTGagtattcaggcaaaaattcggacctgaatcgcacctgatcCGGTGAACAGAAATACACCAGACCCTATGCTGGGAACCgcggccacacatatgtgaacccggccttagtgttGTACATGTCTTCTAACAGACCTTCTGTAGGTATCTCATAAGCTATACATGAATTGTTAAGAGTAGAATCCTTTTCCTGATCAATGGATAAGTTGTCTCACAAAAGAGGTGCAATTTGTCCCAAAACACAttagtttactaaaggcaaagaaacagtacactttgcaagtgcagttgcattctgcaagagcagttgctccagagcttagtaaatgagcagaagctctgctgacttccatcatccaatcatgtgcaaacaaaaatgcagttttttaaatgtctttgcatgtgatttggtactctttgcaaagtgaagctttacctcatttattaagctctggagcaactgcactatgcaaagtgcacagtctatttgcctttagtaaatcttccACATTTTCTTCATATAAGTGGCAAACCACTTTTGTATTAAAAACACTTACCAGCCTACCAACTGTTGAAGTGGTCTCTTGATTGAGACAATCAGGACAAAGGTAGAGCAGAGTAAAGGACAATTGCGCCCTGGCTTTACATATGAGTTGGCAAGAAGCAAGTACTCTTCATGCTTGAACCTTGCATTTCATgatagtctaaaaaaaaatttgcattattTTTTTAGAATGACGGTAGAGGAGAAGAAAAAGAAGCTCCAAGCAACAGTGAAGAAGACCATAAAGTGTGACGTTTTGAAAAGCAACCCAATGGAACCATTAGTTCTGCCCAAGGTTGACTGTGTCCTGACTTTTGGATGCTTAGAGTGTGCTTGCAGTGACCTTGATACCTATCGCAGAGTACTTAAAAATGTTTCAACTTTGATAAAAATAGGAGGGCACTTGATTGTAAGTGAAATTCTTAACTGTAGCTCTTACCTACTTGGAGGCAAGAGGTTCTCCTGTTTGGTGTTGACAAAGGAATTCATGAGAAGTGCTATTATTGAGACAGGCTTTACCATTGTGGATTTGGAAGTCATCCCAAGAAAGTATGATAAAGAGCAATATGAGCTCTGTAACCATGATTCCAGCTTGTTTGTGCTTGCACGAAAAGAGCGAGATGTTTAGGATAAATTTGAGTAGGTATGGAAAAATTGTCACTCACTTATTACTATAGTTACCTATATGTAGAaagcacaatataaaatataccaatcAGAAACATCATAAAGAATGTCTTGTATAATTCCATGGGATATGCAATCGTGCAAATAAGACATTCGATCTGCAGTTCCTATTGATCAATTATACAGTATAACCTCTATTAAAATCATATATTTAAAGGAAAAGACCTTTCTCCTACTGAAAGCATCCTTCCAATTCATTCATTTATTAATTCATTCTACATGTCCCAATAAATCCTAAAGAAAAACTCCACTTTcaatagaaaaaatgaataaagcaaaTACTgcacaagccattttgtaattttaTGTTATTATATATTACCTTTCCATTTTAACCTACTGCAGCAGATTCAATGCAGTATGGCAACCTGGAGACATTCTGTACACGctggtgtacagaacacgcccagaaatgtaatttcttacTTCTgttgattggcttactgatttttatTGTAGTCTGCATTAATATACAAGTATCAATAAGTATATACACTTTTTGGTATCTCCTGCAGTATGAACTTTATTTTTAGTGAAATACACTGTTCTGTTTGAACTGTCGCTTTTTGCAGTGATATAGGTTCTTAGACCcagtgggagagatttactaaactgGTTCActcaaaatctggtgaagctcagcttctacttcagcttgttcaattaagctttgacaataaaacctggaagctgattggttcctttgcagagctgtaccagattttgcactctctagtaaaTCAACatcactctgtctggacagtatggtcacctgttgttgtcttggcaccatccacaagcagattagacacagaaGATGAATCCAATCAATTTTATTTCAGATGTTTGCGGTACCTTAACCACCTACGCGGCTGGTACACTCCATCCACAACATTTCCCTGGAATGACAAGGGCTGTTTGATAGCATTAAACAGTTATTGTGAATCCTTTGTTCGTTTTTTAGGTTTGGAGTTTTAGAGCTCTGAAAAGTTAGAACCTCAGTCAGTCCCTTTTTTTATTGCTGATTGTGTCATTGTCGGGAAGATTTACCACACTTATACTGGTGACCATTGCAGTTGGAAGTGAGCCTGAAGAGGGATGTAGAATTTTTATGGCTGAAGAGGAACAAAAGGGAAATATTTGAATAGGGACACTCATTTTGTTGTCAAAGGTAGGATTTTCTCAGATTTTGGGGAGATTTACACTTACTTTCTGTTTTCTATGGAACAGGGAGTATAGGGTAATCTCATTGATGGTGATATAATTAGTAATTAAATCTGACAGAGGCTCTAGCTTTAAGAGCTAAAATTCCATGTGgtatgtctagtacatcactacgttcgtgtttgttggtcgacaattgtgtgccgttagtatacaagacaaaatccaggcacgcgcTCTTCGGATAAAAGTTTGACGCTCTGTCTGCCAGccatccgatcgcgtgtacgaggctttagggacaCCTTTAAATACCATTAGTTGAAGACAATGCACAGACCATAGAATGAATCACGGCATGTGCAATTGATTGCGGTTGCTCGAGCTAGAGATGTAGCTAatcttttataaaaatgtattgctGACTTGGTGGTGTAGGTGGGTGGAAATAAGTGGAGCAAAAAATGCATTGTAAAAATGACATGTAGCTGTATTCTCTGTTTTCTTAGTTACGTATTATGCATCTTGTTCTGTAACTGTATGCTTTTACATAAAAATGATATCACACACAGCTTGTATTATTtcacctatatactgtatattcatatgTTTAATGTCAATAGTTTACTATTTTCTAATCTGTGGAACAAaattacccatacctcccaactgtccctgatttcgagggaatgtCACTGACTtgaaaaaaaagtccctctgtccctctttcctcctcatctgtccctcattttggtctggtctatataattgtataaaaattgcatatttttatctttcaaaaagtgtttcccagtgctaaacctttcatccaatttctaaattgctgcatttatgaatttcaaaagccaatataaaggaatagtagtggtaaaaaaataattCTCCTACAAAGGGGGCGAGATTTGGGgggtgtcccatgcctacatacttttgctaattggtgtccctcattcccatcttaaaaagttgggaggtaagaaattacCAGTTTACCTCATGCATTTATTGCTTTAAATGGAACTCTGAGCATTTACCTTCACAACTCAGGGGAGGTAACATTTATTAAGGGTACGTTCACATTGCAGGCGGGGTAGTTCAGCTGAACCCGCACCATTTCAAACCCTCAAATTATTGCGAGTTTGGGGGCgaattgaaagacatctgtgcgagttcatgcacagatgtctattgaaatcgcccccgaagtcgccaaaagtagtgcaggaactacttttggaataTGGTACGGTGCCCGCAAAGTCGACATCGCATCGATTCGGACAGTGCCGTTGCTGGCAATCGGCTgtaatttgacatgcgatttgacatgtcaaatcgcatgtcaaatcacctAGATGTGAACGGGACTTTTACACTGAACACAGAGATTTTTCTAAATCCTGGAGTTCCACTCTAACATGTTCCCTTTTTAAGGTTCCTTTTACATAGGCAGCTAGGGGAGCTGTAAACACAAGCGGTTGACCCATGTTTTTACTGACCCATGACAGCCCTATTGTTGCTCAGGTGAGTACACATTGCTGCGGCTGGGGTGCAGCCATTTTAAGGAGACATGCCGAGTTTGACAGGTGACTTGTCAGAGCCCTGCAATGAAAAATCGCTGTTCAGCAGTAAAAacaggacaaaaaagaaaaaaacacaggcaTCAAGAGGAGGCAACAAAAAAGAAGAAGGGTGCACCatcctagtgcattaccaatggtacCATTTATTACAATGTAAAACACAGATAATTATACTCACAAAGCCAAATGAGTGTAACATGTACCAGAAATCAACTCCAACTGTAGCCTCAATTTTTAGGTCTAGCTAGGCACAAATGACAGCCAATGCAGAGCAGACACTGATGCGTTTCGAGGGTAAATCTTCTTCCTCCGAGCTctgcccttttttctttttgttatccaGTGTTTGCCCCCCCCCCTGTCTGATGAGGGCTGCAAAAACTGGAGGCTACGTGATGGTCTGTTTGGCAAACTGCCCAGAACTGCTTAGGCCATATTCACACtacgacactttttttttttaaatgcgtttttttatTTCGCATTGTTGCTCAATGTGGATtgggcattcatttcaatgggctgccctacacatgacaaaTATGACAAACGACAAACTAGCTCATGCACCTTTCTTGAGCTTCAAGTTttttgcttaacctccctggcggtataattatttcagatttttgatgctgaaagtggtacaattattttgcacagaaatttggcattttatattgtaggcctgaaattcttagcaataactcttaaatctgtccaaacaagagtctagcagacatcccgggtatgataaagtttgaaaaatgaaataaaaaattataatataattaactataaataattataacaaataataataataataaaaaatattcaataatgtaatcaaatcaaaaacactgaaatttgctcagttgcagaattgtcgctttcgttactttcagtgtttgatgacgaatttccccacaaatcactatctttCAATTGggtgagtgattctaatttattatcgctgttttctagctggtctaaaagcacttttgacgtaaatgaacattttttggttgctatggacaatctccagtttcctggcagaaagaatagtatttataaatataaaactgcatgcaggacactggagaaaccactatgGACAAAGGGGATTATTTGATACAGTaccgtaatctgtaagattacagtatactgtatctatactgtgtgtttaactttttgaatttggcgctgaactccgtccctgtgcgtcgcaacgctcgcagggaacagagctcagcactgtgaaacgagcgagacacggcagctcgcagatcacagcggggagacatcgcaggatcggggttaccgcttttggtactcaaaatccaccccgagccacactcgggaataccgccagggggggtaACTGCGCAATTTGCCATGTTTGTCGCATGTTGTTTCACATGTAAAAGGGCATCTGCATGCCTTGCTTGGGGTGTCACTAACAATAAATGGCACCGCAAGTGCGaagagtgtttttattttttgtgttttgtgaaCGTGCTCAAAAACATGCGGTTTTGCATGTGTTCATGAAGTATGATAAtgatagtgtgaatgcagcctcagtggGAATGAATTGTTTATATCTGTTTGTCTAAGTgcttgttcacacctatgtgaattctTTGCAGATCAGATGCAATCCGAAAAACACAGATTCGCATGTCACCTGAAAAAGGATTATTTTCAATGAAGACCGTTCACATCAATGTGAACGATTTTGATCTGGTTAAAAAAGTGTCCTGTGCAAGTTTAGTGCAGGTACGGTGCAAATTTTATCTCCAGCTATGCCCAGTCCCCTCAGAAATCGCATTCAATTTGCACCTGTCAAAACAGAAATCGCACCGTAAAATCGCATCAGAtttgcaccgcatcagtgtgaaccgggacttaagAGCCAACACCACAACCAGGAGAAGTGTCATTAAGCTggcatagatatatataaaaatatatataaatatttacatCCATATATTGATTGGAGTATGattgacttgatggacttttgagaAAATAAATTACCAAAacttatatattacatatatacttATACATATAAAGGTATACAGGTAAACGGCACCTGGAACAGCACCGGGGTTGctgctaggggtgcgcatcttcactggcctcacgattcgattcgattccacgatgcatcacgatgcatcacgattactgcgcagggttttcatccaaaaaattcaagtagtcagaagaactcaattttttaaattttatctgttcttaaaaaaaagacaacactcccagCATGttgcaaagtgtaaacacagcagaagaggagctccagactgcccccaaatgactacaggagatggtaagtgactgcagacatgatacaggagacggtcagagactgcagacataccacaggagatggtcactgactgcagacatggtacaggagatggtcagagactgcagacatggtacaggagatggtcagagactgcagacatactacaggagatgcagggccatctttaattttgattgggccctgggcaaacattttcttggggccccccctccattctgagacatacaaaaaatagcaggtagactcaaaatcagtttactgcagcagatcacgcaccgattgcaattgtttgccagaggttacagcctatcattactgctcaatggctggtttctagaggttacaacacataatttctgcttgccgattggttgctagaggttaatgtacattattagcgctcattaattggttgctaggggttacagcacatcattagcacttactgattggttgctagagattaaagcagatcactactgtttgctgattggttgctagaggttcatgcacatcattacctctcactgagcagtggagcaatcccaaataattgagcaagcaaaggggcacattaatacacatactacaggagaggttcagagactgcggacatactgcaggagcttaccagagactgcggacatactacaggagacaatcagagactgtgtacatactgcaggagacaatcagagactgcggacatactgcaggagacactcagaggctgcggacatactgcaggagacaatcagagactgcggacatactgcaggagacaatcagagactgcggacatactgcatgagacaatcagagactgcggacatactgcaggagacaatcatagactgcggacatactgcaggagattaccggagactgcggacatacggcaggagacaatcagagactgcggacatactgcaggagacaatcagaggctgcgtacatactgcaggagacaatcagagactgcggacatactgcaggagattaccagagactgcggacatactgcaggagacaatcagagactgcggacatactgcaggagattaccagagactgcagacatactgcaggagattaccagagatggtggacatactgcaggagacaatcagagactgcggacttactgcaggagacaatcagagactgcggacatactgcaggagacagagactgcggacatactgcaggagaaactcagaggctgcggacatactgcaggagacactcagaggctgcggacatactgcaggagacactcagaggctgcggacatactacaggagacaatcagagactgcggacatactgcaggagacaatcagtgactgcggacatactgcaggagacaatcagagactgcggacatactgcaggagacaatcagagactgcggacatactgcaggagacaatcagagactgcgaacatactgcaggagacaatcagagactgctgacatactgcaggagaaaatcagagactgcggacatactgcaggagacactcagaggctgcggacatactgcaggggagacaatcagagactgcagacatactgcaggagacaatcagagactgcggacatactgcaggaga encodes:
- the LOC141111101 gene encoding indolethylamine N-methyltransferase-like — encoded protein: METDFTDKDTYQDIFDPHAYCNIYYGPKSGLLVVDGFLDFALKKLCETFTVRGIKGKTLIDIGHGPTTFQDLSACEAFEEIIGADYTDRNREYYERSLRDEPGTFDWTEAIQKVCDMEGKGMTVEEKKKKLQATVKKTIKCDVLKSNPMEPLVLPKVDCVLTFGCLECACSDLDTYRRVLKNVSTLIKIGGHLIVSEILNCSSYLLGGKRFSCLVLTKEFMRSAIIETGFTIVDLEVIPRKYDKEQYELCNHDSSLFVLARKERDV